The following nucleotide sequence is from Halapricum desulfuricans.
TGGGCGTGGACGGCCTCGTAGCGTGTCATATTAGATCGATTCGAGCACGTCGCGCGCGTTCTCGACGGCGGCGTCCTTCGTGGCGGGATAGGCCTCGACTTTCGCGCGGACCGTGATCCCGTCGCCGAGCCGGACGTCGCCGCCGAACGCCGCCTGCTTGTCGAGGGTCAGAAACAGTTCGGTGTTGTCGGTAACCCGCTCGTCGAGTTCCGACCGCAGTCGCTGGCGCTGGTCGGCGGGCAACTCGCCGAGCCGATCCAGCACGACCCGCATCTCGTCGGCGTTCTCGACCCGTGCCGAGAAGACGAGGATCCGATCGCCGTGATGCCCCTCGTTTTCCAGTCGCTGAAGCTCGAACTCTTCGGGGAGCAGCGTCCGGAGCGCGCTCTCGACGCGCCTGTCGTCTTCCGTCGCGTAGCAGAACGCGCGGAGGTCGATGTAGTGAAGCGGGACCGACGACATCAATCAGTCGTCTTCGTCGCTCTCGTCGTCTTCCTCGGCGGGTTCGAGGTTGTCCTCGGGCACGCCCTGCTCTTGGCCTTCCTCGAAACTGACGACGTAGTTGGCGTCGCCGAACATCGTCTCCATCTTCTGGGTGACGGTCCCGACTTCGCCGTCGTGGTCGCTGTGCTCGTCGTGTAGAATGACGCGGTCGTCTTCTTCGAAGCTCATGGCCGGTCGTTCTCCGTG
It contains:
- a CDS encoding RNA-binding protein; translated protein: MSSVPLHYIDLRAFCYATEDDRRVESALRTLLPEEFELQRLENEGHHGDRILVFSARVENADEMRVVLDRLGELPADQRQRLRSELDERVTDNTELFLTLDKQAAFGGDVRLGDGITVRAKVEAYPATKDAAVENARDVLESI
- a CDS encoding DUF1918 domain-containing protein, yielding MSFEEDDRVILHDEHSDHDGEVGTVTQKMETMFGDANYVVSFEEGQEQGVPEDNLEPAEEDDESDEDD